GCCGGGACGGAGCGGATGCCATAGCGCATGGCGGACTCCGGATGGTCGTCCACGTCCAGGCGGGTCACCTTCAGCCGGCCCCGGAAATCGGCGGCAATCGCGTCGAGCACGGGGGCGAGCGCACGGCACGGCGGGCACCAGGCAGCGGTGAAGTCCACCAGCACGGGCTCGGATGACTCCAGCACCTCCCGTTGAAAGTGCGCGTCGTCCAGCGAGATGACGTTCGTCGTCATGGCGTGTCCTCCTCGTTCGGCCGGGCGCGTGGCCCTGCCTGGGTGTGGACACAGGTGTAGTGGCCTCTACGGGAACGGACGAGCGCCCGCGAGGGAACGCAGTGTTGCGCGAGGTCCCTTACCGGCTCCGGGAGGACGTGGGCTCGGTGGCGTCGTCCCAGGGGAGCGAGGCGCCGCGTTCACTCAACAACGCCAGGAAGGCGCGCACCTTGGGCGGGAGCTGTCGCCTGCTGGGATAGACGGCGAAGACAGGGATGCCCGGCGGCGTCTCGGCTTCCAGCACCGGAACGAGGAGCCCGCCGCGCACGTCCTCGGCGACGAGCGAGGCAGGAAGCCGCACCACGCCCAGGCCCGCGCGCGCGGCCGCTTGTCCCGCGCGCACGCTGGGAACGCGCAGCCGTCCCGTCACCGGCAGGCTCTTCGCGCCGCGGCCCTCGCCGAAGAACCAGACCTCGTCGGTGCCGGGCGTGGCGAGCACGACGCAGGCATGACCTTGCAGCTCCGCCGAGGTCCGGGGTGCCCCTTGCCTCGCGAGATAGGCGGGGCTGGCGTAGTAGCCGGTGCGAAGGCGCCCGAGCCTTCGGGCCACCATGGCGGAGTCCGCGAGCGGGCCGGTCCGCAGCGCCACGTCGTACTCCTCGGAGATGAGGTCCACGTGCGCTTCGGCGAGTGAGACTTCCACGCGGAGCAGGGGATTGCGCAACAGCAGCTCGGCGATGAGCGGTGTCAGCAGCTCGCCCAGCAGTGAGAGCGTGGCGATGCGCAAGGTGCCCTGCGGCGTGACGCGCGACTCGCCGAGCGCGCGATTCACCTCGCGAGCCTCCGCCACCAGCCGCGCGCAGTGGGCGTGGTAGTCGCGGCCCACCTCCGTCAGCCGGAGCCCGCGCGTATTGCGCTCGATGAGCCGGACGCCGAACCGCTCTTCCAATGCCGCGAGGCGGCGGCTCACCGTGGATTTGCGCAGCCCCAGCCGCTCCGCCGCGGCGGTGATGCCACCGGTCGCCACCACCTCGGTGAAGAGGAGCATGTCATCCAGGAGGGGCGGGCTTGTGGGCACGCGGTCAGCCTACGGACGGGCAGGGCGCTCAGGGCGCCAGGGTGGAGATGCACGGGGCCTGTCTGTCTCCGGCGTCGTCTGCCGCCCTTCGCCAGCGAGGAAGTGCCTCATGGCGGGTACGCTACTCCCGGCGCCCGCGCGCTGTCTGTGTAGCCTGGGTGACGGATTCAGCAGGACATTAATAATCCGTTAGGCATTAAAGATAAGAAATTCTTGAATAATGTTTCACGCGGCTGGAGCCTCGGACTCCCCCAGGCCGTGTCCGGTGGACGGTGAGCGCCGCTCTCCGGGTTCGCGGCCCATCCCCCCGAGGACGCGATGAAGACGCGATTGTGGTTGCTCCTGGTGCCCGCGTTGGTGGCGGCCGGCTGTGGTCCCATCGACGAGGCAGATGAGCCCGTCATCGATGAGTTGACTGGCCAGGTGCTGCTGGAGGCCACCACGAAGTACGACATGCACCGGCTGCTGGAGGACACCGACATCACCGGCGGCCAGTGGATTACCACCGCGCAGGTGCAGGCCTTCCTCCAGCAGAACAACTCGTTCCTGGCGAACTACCGGGACCCGGCCTTCAGCAACAAGACGGCCGCCGCGCTCATCGTCGAGCGCTCCAAGGCCTTTGGCATCAGCCCGCTGTACATGCTGGCCCGCATCCAGGTGGAGTCCAGCCTCATCCAGAGCGGCAACTCCAACAACCTGGCCAAGGCCACCGGCTGTGGCTGTCCGGACACCAGCGGCTGTGACGCGCAATACGTGGGCTTCGGCAAGCAGATTGACTGCTCCGCCAAGAAGCTGCGCGGCTACCTGACGGACCTGGACGCGGGCCGTGCCACCATCTCCGGCTGGCGCGTGGGTGTGACGAAGTCCACGTCGGACCCGTGCTCGGTGCGTCCCGCCAACAAGGCGACGGCGGCGCTCTACACGTACACGCCCTGGGTGGGCGCGTACGCCCTCCAGTGTGGCCGCACCAACGTGGGCGGCTCGTCGCTGGTGTCCGTCGTCTACCACCGCTACGAGTCGGCGTATGCGTGGGGCTCCGCCTCCGGCTGCTACTCCGAGACGGCCGACACCACCGTGCCGGAGCTCGGCTGCGTGCAGAGCTCGTCGGATGCCATGTGGCGGCAGTGCCAGTCGGGCGCCTTCACCGCGGGCAGCACCACCAAGCCCACGAACTGCACCGCGTCCTATGGCTGGTGCTCCTCCGCCACGCTGGGCCGCTCCGTGCCGCCGCGCACCTGCGTGCAGTCCACGGGCGACCAGCAGTGGCACCAGTGCGGCGCCAACAGCACGTGGCTGAGCGCGCCGAGCGCGCCCATTTCCGGCGCGGGCCCCGCGGGCTCGTGCTTCGCGATGTACGGCCTCTAGTCGTCGAAGCGGCGGCTCCCGCCCGGAAGGACGGGAGCCCGCCGTGTCCCAGCGAGCCTCAGTACTGGTTGGTCCAGATGAGGTCCAACCCGCCCGAGCGCGCGTCGCCGTACTGGCCCTCCAGGCTCCAGCGCGTGCCCAGCTGGTACTCGAAGCGCACCGCGTTGGCGTTCTCTCCCTGCTGGAGGTTGGCGCCCACGCGGCCGGTGTAGCCGACGTAGATTTTGTCCGTCACGTAGGTGCCGACTTCCAGCTTGGTGCCCGCGATGCCGGAGTCCCCCGCCTCGATGGAGACCACGTCCAGGGGCAGCTTCGCGGCCAGGGCCTTGCGGGCCTCGTTGGCCACCAGCGAGCCCACCACGGACGCGGCCTGCGCGCTGGCGTTCATGGAGGCACCGGAGCTGCGCTCCAGCGTGCGTCGGCCCGTCGCCAGCAGCGTGTAGATTTCCGACTCCGGCAGCGGCGGGTCACTGGTGGGCTTGAGCGTGATTTCCCGCCCCTGGCCCCGGATGGTGACGAACACGGTGACCTTGGCGCTGTCGTTGCGGTGCTCGGCGGTGACGTTGATGTACGGCGCCATGGCCGGGCCGGTGAAGCGCACCTGGCTGTCGCGCTGGATGTCGAAGCGGCGGCCGAGCACGTCCACGCGTCCGCGCAGCACGCGCACTTCACCGAACAGGCGCGCCACGTCCGTGTATTCGACGCGAAAGTCATCCGACAGTCCCAGCTCCGCGTTGATGTCGGAGCCCTTCACCCAGAGGTTGCGGGGCGCATTCACATTCACCCAGAACACGATGGGGGGCGTGGCCGTTTCCTCGTCTTCCACCGCCACGCCCTCCGCCGGGGCCGCGCCTTCCGCGGGGGGCTCGTTGGGATTCGCCGGGGGCTGCGCCTGGGCCGCTTCCTTGCGCTTCTTGCGGTCCAGCGGCTCTCCGTTGCGTACCAGCACCACGTCACCGGGCCGCTCCAGCGCCTGCAGGTCCTTGCGCTTGGCTTCCGGCAGCTCGATGGTGGCCTCGGGGATGGTGACGTTGCGCAGGTTGACCAGTCGCTGGGACAGCGTGCCCTCCACCTTCGCGCGCAGGCTCACCAGCGCCATGAGCTGGTCGTCGACGATGATGGGGAAGTTGCGCATCACCAGCGGCGGGTCGGACGTCCCGGGGCTGGACAGCTCGTACTCATTCCGGGCGTTGAGCACCGCGGTCAGTGGCGAGTTGAGGTGCAGGGAGCCGTTGCCGGCCTTCGCCGACAGCGTCGTGACGGCGATGGATTCGCGGCTGGCCTTCAGGGCGAGCTGGATGTCGCGGTACTCGCCCAGGCCCATCAGCCCCAGCTTGCCGTCCTTCCACTCCACGCTGCCGTTGATGCGGGGCGCGCCCAACGTGCCGGCGACGCTGGCGTCCGCCTGGAGCACGCCGCCGATGCTGCGCAGCATCTCCACCGTGCCGGACAGGAAGGCCGGGTTGAAGTTGCGCGCCTTGAGCGCGACCTCCACCGGAGCGTTGTCTGTCTGGAGGCCCCGGTTGAGCGCGGGCAGTGACACGTCCAGGCCCAGGCCTCCGTTCACCAGCATGGTGCCGCCGCCCGGCTCGGTGAGCAGCAGGTCGAAGCGGGAGCGGGTGTCCCGGTACGTGTAGTTCAGGCGCACCTGGCCCAGCCCCGTGTTGCCCACGCCCAGGTCCTGCACGCCGGCGGTGAGCTCCACCTGCGGCGTGTCGAGCGTGCCCCGCGCGCCCAGCTCCATGGCCAGCACGCCCTGGATGCCCTGGGGCCGGCCGCCCTGCGGTGGCGGCGCGCCCTCCGCCACGGGCGACGCCGGGGTGGCCAGGCCGGGAAGCTCCTGGAGCGGCACCGGGCCCACGCGGCCGGTGATGTCGAAGGGGATGTAGCCGTAGACCTCGCGGTCCTGGAGCGCGCCCAGCGGGGCCGCCAGCGTGGCCGTGAGCTGCGCCAACGGTCCGTCCTGGCGCTGCGCGTTCAGCGTGAGCTTCACGTCCTTGTCGCCGCCCACGACGCTGAGCTGCCCGTTCATGGGTGGCAGCCCGTTCATCGTCACCGCGTTGGCCTGCACGCGCAGCGTCGCGTGGGGCACCAGGACCGAGCCCTCGAAGTCCAGGTGCGCCGTCACCGTGCCGCCCGGCCGCTGCACGCCGCTCATGCCTTCGAGCAGCGTGAGGGGCAACTGCGTCACGCGGGCCTCCACGCCCAGCGTCGTCGCCAGGAGCTCATCGGGCGTGGGCGGCTTCGCCAGCAGCCCGCCCACCGTGAAGGGCGTCCGCAGGGCCAGGTACATCTGCGAGCCCACACCCTCCACGTCCAGGCGCGCATCCAGCGTCTGGTCCTCGCGGTCGGACGCGGCGCGCAGCTGGAAGGCCAACGGCACGGGCAGCGAGAAGCCCGGCGGCGGCGTCTGGTAGCGCACGTCCTGCCCGCGCAGGGTGAAGTCCAGCAGGGGCTCACGCGCGGGGCCTTCCACGGTCAGCGTGCCGGCCAGCCGGCCGCTGGCGCTCTCGGGCTGGCCCGCGAGCTTCATGGCGCCGGCGATGTCCAGGTCCTCCAGATTCAGGCGCACGGACATCGCATCGCGCCGGCGCTTGAGCACGCCCTGCACCGGCACGTCAAACTCGGCGGCGAGCCGCGCCACGGGCAGGCTGGCCGCCAGTGTCCCGGTGGCGCGGTCCTTCACGTAGCGCGCCTTCAGCTTCGCCTGGAGCCCCTCGTAGCCGCGCGCGCTGCCGTCTTCCAGCCGCAGGTCGGTCTCCGCGTCGGGGCGCGCCATCGTCCCGCTGACGGCGGCGTGGCCTGTCAGCCTGCCCCCCAGGCCCAGCGACTCCGGGACGAAGGCCCTGGGCAGCCGCGACAAATCGAGCGCGCCCAGTTCCACGCGCGCGTTGACGCGCTGGCCGCGCATCGCGCCCTGTAGCGACAGCGTCTGCCCCTCCGACGCGAGCCGCAGCGGGGGCGCCACCTCGACGTTGCCTCCGCCGAAGCCCAG
This genomic stretch from Myxococcus virescens harbors:
- the trxA gene encoding thioredoxin codes for the protein MTTNVISLDDAHFQREVLESSEPVLVDFTAAWCPPCRALAPVLDAIAADFRGRLKVTRLDVDDHPESAMRYGIRSVPALLLFKEGKVVRQLLGAQPRAKLEQELRTHLG
- a CDS encoding LysR family transcriptional regulator: MLLFTEVVATGGITAAAERLGLRKSTVSRRLAALEERFGVRLIERNTRGLRLTEVGRDYHAHCARLVAEAREVNRALGESRVTPQGTLRIATLSLLGELLTPLIAELLLRNPLLRVEVSLAEAHVDLISEEYDVALRTGPLADSAMVARRLGRLRTGYYASPAYLARQGAPRTSAELQGHACVVLATPGTDEVWFFGEGRGAKSLPVTGRLRVPSVRAGQAAARAGLGVVRLPASLVAEDVRGGLLVPVLEAETPPGIPVFAVYPSRRQLPPKVRAFLALLSERGASLPWDDATEPTSSRSR
- a CDS encoding translocation/assembly module TamB; this translates as MTESAPSAAPPPPRRPARWGRRVLWGLLGLVGLIVLVVAGVLVFVTTSRGEAWLVQKGLALAHEQLSGRLELGRLDLSLSGVILEDVKLYDPEGELVAEIARVDVRARLAGLVRQHVNLPSARLERPRLYLAQDERGLNLTRALEPRTPSPEEPSQGRGSLTLDLHELVLEDGYVDFRQAVPEGGERQVRLEDLDARGSARYAAATQGVGANLDATANLARPVPGPVRLALKARGEEGAFEGDVDLEAAGLVLDASGRAKLPPETPPGAPEGRLQAGLELRRLSAPPDLLRAFVPNWPLRVPVSAEGSAGLDGDAARVDVTAKAASASVSVKGGMDLERMRTDGLSVKARDVDLSELMAQGPKTRIAADLDAKGGGTSLESMEGEVKLTVSPSQYLGQPLGPVELEASAKEGRYSLMRLRMLAPGVALQAKGDGTAESVNLQGGLTAGNLALLSQMLSKLMPGVVAPMAGNGTLDFSVKGPLRTPAVKVDGGFAALRYGDVAAQEVSLKLEMPDVSHPLTSNATLVVSRLKAGGRDLRDVAVTLATQDRALEASVRVAGDAELGLTLSGQVDGNRQGLAIRQLALFWPEATWTLQAPTHLGFGGGNVEVAPPLRLASEGQTLSLQGAMRGQRVNARVELGALDLSRLPRAFVPESLGLGGRLTGHAAVSGTMARPDAETDLRLEDGSARGYEGLQAKLKARYVKDRATGTLAASLPVARLAAEFDVPVQGVLKRRRDAMSVRLNLEDLDIAGAMKLAGQPESASGRLAGTLTVEGPAREPLLDFTLRGQDVRYQTPPPGFSLPVPLAFQLRAASDREDQTLDARLDVEGVGSQMYLALRTPFTVGGLLAKPPTPDELLATTLGVEARVTQLPLTLLEGMSGVQRPGGTVTAHLDFEGSVLVPHATLRVQANAVTMNGLPPMNGQLSVVGGDKDVKLTLNAQRQDGPLAQLTATLAAPLGALQDREVYGYIPFDITGRVGPVPLQELPGLATPASPVAEGAPPPQGGRPQGIQGVLAMELGARGTLDTPQVELTAGVQDLGVGNTGLGQVRLNYTYRDTRSRFDLLLTEPGGGTMLVNGGLGLDVSLPALNRGLQTDNAPVEVALKARNFNPAFLSGTVEMLRSIGGVLQADASVAGTLGAPRINGSVEWKDGKLGLMGLGEYRDIQLALKASRESIAVTTLSAKAGNGSLHLNSPLTAVLNARNEYELSSPGTSDPPLVMRNFPIIVDDQLMALVSLRAKVEGTLSQRLVNLRNVTIPEATIELPEAKRKDLQALERPGDVVLVRNGEPLDRKKRKEAAQAQPPANPNEPPAEGAAPAEGVAVEDEETATPPIVFWVNVNAPRNLWVKGSDINAELGLSDDFRVEYTDVARLFGEVRVLRGRVDVLGRRFDIQRDSQVRFTGPAMAPYINVTAEHRNDSAKVTVFVTIRGQGREITLKPTSDPPLPESEIYTLLATGRRTLERSSGASMNASAQAASVVGSLVANEARKALAAKLPLDVVSIEAGDSGIAGTKLEVGTYVTDKIYVGYTGRVGANLQQGENANAVRFEYQLGTRWSLEGQYGDARSGGLDLIWTNQY